The Gemmata palustris genome includes a region encoding these proteins:
- a CDS encoding tetratricopeptide repeat protein, with protein MTAPVSRREALATGVAVTTGALGAFAAPVPKSDDKSWVGKTVLPKKADPIGAYYEPARPGSSEPTKLFRTLYAAAWDVKAEKDTSVQVLDTDGTVCWVEKERLVPLADAIDFFTKALKDDEKDAYAYNFRGWAKYLLGKPNDAVKDFDEFLKLAPVGPGPGPNPNRAVGLSNRGLVLAELGKFGGAIKDLDEAVKLGHPPAQLNRGWAYEMKGEYKRADADYAAVLAGTPDDALALNNSAWLRATCPSAEFRDGKAAVKFAKRACELTGNREGGFLDTLAAAHAEVDDFSAAVKAQELALTDRGYAKKCDEDAQKRLQLYKARKPFRTEPPKAQ; from the coding sequence GTGACCGCACCCGTTTCGCGCCGCGAGGCCCTCGCCACCGGAGTGGCCGTTACCACCGGGGCACTCGGCGCGTTTGCCGCGCCGGTACCCAAGAGCGATGACAAGTCGTGGGTCGGTAAGACGGTCCTGCCCAAAAAGGCGGACCCGATCGGTGCCTATTATGAGCCCGCCCGCCCCGGTTCGTCCGAACCGACGAAGCTGTTCCGCACGCTTTACGCGGCGGCGTGGGACGTGAAAGCCGAGAAGGACACCAGCGTCCAGGTACTCGACACGGACGGGACCGTGTGCTGGGTCGAGAAAGAGCGCCTCGTGCCACTCGCGGACGCGATCGACTTCTTCACGAAGGCGCTCAAGGACGATGAAAAGGACGCCTACGCCTACAACTTCCGCGGTTGGGCGAAGTACCTCCTCGGCAAGCCCAACGACGCGGTGAAGGACTTTGACGAGTTCCTGAAGTTGGCCCCGGTCGGCCCCGGCCCCGGCCCCAATCCCAACCGCGCCGTCGGGCTCAGCAACCGCGGGTTGGTGCTCGCGGAGTTGGGCAAGTTCGGTGGGGCCATCAAGGATCTCGACGAGGCCGTGAAGCTCGGCCACCCCCCGGCGCAACTCAACCGCGGCTGGGCTTACGAGATGAAAGGCGAGTACAAACGCGCGGACGCGGACTATGCCGCGGTCCTCGCGGGCACCCCGGACGACGCGCTGGCACTGAACAACTCCGCGTGGTTGCGCGCGACGTGCCCGAGTGCCGAATTTCGAGACGGTAAGGCGGCCGTGAAATTCGCGAAACGCGCGTGCGAGCTAACGGGCAACCGCGAGGGCGGGTTTCTCGATACGCTCGCGGCGGCACACGCCGAAGTCGATGATTTCAGCGCTGCGGTGAAGGCGCAGGAACTCGCGCTAACGGACCGCGGGTACGCGAAGAAGTGCGACGAGGACGCGCAAAAGCGACTGCAACTCTACAAAGCCCGAAAACCGTTCCGCACAGAACCACCGAAGGCGCAATAA
- the ilvN gene encoding acetolactate synthase small subunit has translation MRHVLSALVQNQPGVLATVAGMLHSRGFNIDSLAVGETEAHNLSRMTFVVNGDDNVLDQVRKQLDKIVTVVRVDDISSEDFVERDLMLIKVTCTSAQRPEVFQLSESFRGRVVDIQHNNVLIEISGTEGKVEAFIELMRPYGILELARTGRIALVRGEAKPAVAAEGT, from the coding sequence ATGCGGCACGTGCTTTCCGCTCTGGTGCAGAATCAACCGGGGGTTCTGGCGACCGTCGCCGGGATGCTCCACTCGCGCGGGTTCAACATCGACAGCCTCGCGGTCGGCGAGACCGAGGCGCACAACCTCTCGCGCATGACGTTCGTCGTTAACGGTGACGACAACGTACTCGACCAGGTGCGGAAGCAGCTCGACAAGATCGTCACCGTCGTGCGCGTGGACGACATCAGTTCCGAGGATTTCGTCGAGCGCGACCTGATGCTCATCAAGGTGACGTGTACCTCGGCCCAGCGCCCGGAAGTGTTCCAACTGTCCGAGAGCTTCCGCGGCCGGGTGGTGGACATCCAGCACAACAACGTGCTGATCGAGATCAGTGGTACGGAAGGGAAGGTCGAGGCGTTCATCGAACTGATGCGGCCCTACGGCATCCTGGAACTGGCCCGCACCGGGCGCATCGCGCTGGTGCGCGGGGAAGCGAAGCCCGCGGTCGCGGCGGAGGGCACCTGA
- a CDS encoding FG-GAP repeat domain-containing protein gives MRRLLPVLPLVAFGLALALAPSTVAAPKAEDAKITWKKTVLDAKFRSEGVAVADVNKDGKIDVLNGEYWYEAPDWTPHELQPYKDHGTGLGNYSRVFACWTEDINGDGWQDLIVIDFPGAPCYWMENPQGKATGADGKPLHWKKHTIWHSACNETPLYTELVEKGKRVLVMGWQPKGKETDGQMAYFTPDPKDPTALWVMHPISEASVPPDVKDGKPVANTGKEMPGTRKFSHGLGVGDINGDKRADVICTGGWWEQPEKTDGKTAWTFHPANLGAACADMYTFDMDGDGKADVISSSAHQFGIWWYKQRATDKSGNPAFEKVDLFPKLVSETHAAHFKDIDGDGRPDLITGKRWWSHGKAEPGSDGPAAIYWFKNTKGADGIVHFTKMTIDEDSGIGTQFEVADINGDGLLDVISSNKKGVRVIIQQRK, from the coding sequence ATGCGCCGGCTCCTACCCGTACTGCCCCTCGTCGCATTCGGCTTGGCCCTCGCGCTCGCGCCCTCAACGGTCGCGGCGCCCAAGGCCGAGGACGCGAAGATCACCTGGAAGAAGACCGTGCTGGACGCGAAGTTCCGCTCCGAAGGCGTGGCCGTCGCGGACGTGAACAAGGACGGCAAAATTGACGTGCTCAACGGCGAATACTGGTACGAGGCGCCGGACTGGACCCCGCACGAGTTGCAGCCGTACAAGGACCACGGTACCGGTCTGGGCAACTACAGCCGCGTGTTCGCGTGCTGGACCGAGGACATCAACGGCGACGGGTGGCAGGACCTCATCGTGATCGATTTCCCGGGCGCGCCGTGCTACTGGATGGAGAACCCCCAGGGCAAGGCCACCGGCGCCGACGGCAAGCCGCTGCACTGGAAGAAACACACCATCTGGCACTCCGCCTGCAACGAAACGCCGCTCTACACGGAGCTCGTCGAGAAGGGCAAGCGCGTGCTGGTGATGGGCTGGCAGCCGAAGGGCAAAGAGACCGACGGGCAGATGGCGTACTTCACCCCGGACCCGAAAGACCCGACGGCGCTGTGGGTCATGCACCCGATCAGCGAAGCGAGCGTTCCGCCGGACGTGAAGGACGGTAAGCCGGTCGCTAACACCGGTAAAGAAATGCCCGGCACGCGGAAGTTCAGCCACGGGCTGGGCGTCGGCGACATCAACGGCGACAAGCGGGCGGACGTGATCTGCACGGGCGGCTGGTGGGAGCAACCGGAGAAGACCGACGGCAAGACCGCGTGGACGTTCCACCCGGCCAACCTCGGCGCCGCGTGCGCGGACATGTACACGTTCGACATGGACGGCGACGGTAAGGCCGACGTCATCAGCTCGTCCGCGCACCAGTTCGGCATCTGGTGGTACAAGCAGCGCGCCACCGACAAGAGCGGGAACCCGGCGTTCGAGAAGGTGGACCTGTTCCCGAAGCTCGTGAGCGAAACGCACGCGGCGCACTTCAAGGACATCGACGGCGACGGGCGCCCGGACCTCATTACCGGCAAGCGCTGGTGGAGCCACGGCAAGGCCGAACCCGGCTCCGACGGCCCGGCCGCGATCTACTGGTTCAAGAACACGAAGGGCGCGGACGGCATCGTCCATTTCACCAAGATGACCATCGACGAAGACTCGGGCATCGGCACGCAGTTCGAGGTCGCGGACATCAACGGCGACGGCCTGCTCGACGTGATTTCGTCGAACAAGAAGGGCGTCCGGGTCATCATCCAGCAGCGGAAGTAA
- a CDS encoding ATP-grasp domain-containing protein, whose amino-acid sequence MPTLIVAARSFVCSVGGTPPLSAVYDQRVIAAAESIGWSVLGAADDWISDDVPDPVVYVTTELAMSTACSLDLALLEPSFDLLTRVPERFLRRHVESATFGDLDRLDGRTFVKPADPLDKWFDAGLYSDVRDIRTCGRSRPEAPILLSEPVEWSVEFRYFVLEGKAVAGSPYLAYGRPAWRWSATASPIPTAGLHVVEGLCAAMEGELPPAFVVDVGRIDDRGWAVVEFNPVWSAGLLNADARAVLPVLQRATRPRPISHASDQRWDLRGG is encoded by the coding sequence ATGCCCACGTTAATCGTGGCGGCGCGGTCGTTTGTGTGTTCCGTTGGGGGAACACCGCCGCTTTCCGCTGTGTACGATCAGCGCGTGATTGCCGCGGCCGAAAGCATCGGCTGGTCCGTGCTCGGCGCGGCCGATGATTGGATCTCGGATGATGTGCCCGATCCCGTGGTGTACGTCACCACCGAGCTCGCGATGTCAACTGCCTGTTCACTGGATCTCGCGCTGCTCGAGCCGTCCTTCGATTTGCTCACGCGCGTGCCGGAGCGCTTTCTGCGTCGGCACGTCGAATCCGCGACGTTCGGTGATCTCGACCGGCTCGACGGCCGGACGTTCGTGAAGCCGGCCGACCCGCTCGACAAGTGGTTCGACGCGGGGCTGTATTCCGACGTGCGCGACATCCGCACGTGCGGGCGCTCGCGGCCCGAGGCACCGATTCTGCTCAGCGAGCCGGTCGAGTGGTCGGTGGAGTTTCGTTACTTCGTGCTCGAAGGAAAGGCGGTCGCGGGTTCGCCCTATCTCGCGTATGGGCGCCCGGCGTGGCGCTGGAGTGCAACGGCATCGCCGATACCGACTGCGGGTTTGCACGTCGTTGAGGGGCTCTGTGCCGCGATGGAGGGCGAACTACCGCCCGCGTTCGTGGTGGATGTCGGGCGGATTGACGACCGCGGGTGGGCCGTGGTGGAGTTCAACCCGGTGTGGTCTGCCGGCTTATTGAACGCGGACGCACGAGCCGTTCTGCCGGTGCTCCAGCGCGCGACGCGCCCGCGGCCAATTTCGCACGCGAGCGACCAGCGGTGGGATCTGCGAGGGGGCTGA